The segment CGAAGACTTTTCCAAACGATTCCGGTTATGTTTGGTGTAACGTTGGCAGTATTTATGATGATGCACTTGATTCCAGGTGATGCAGCCCAAATCATGGCGGGTGAGCAGGCGAACCCGGAACAAGTTGAAGCGATGCGTGAGAAATTGGGATTGAACGATCCGTTATATGTTCAATACTTCAGCTATATCGGAAATGCGATTCAAGGGGATTTGGGAACTTCCATCCGTACGAACCGCGATGTTACCTCGGAGATTTTTACAAGCAGGTTTTGGATAACAGTGGAATTGGCGATCTGGGGAACAATTTTATCTGTCATTCTCGGTTTGATTGCAGGTATTGTTTCCGCAACTAGAAAATATACCTTTGCAGATACATCTTTAATGATTGTTGCACTCTTTGGTATATCGATGCCTAACTTCTGGCTAGGTATCATGCTTATCTATTTCTTCTCCGTTAACCTCGGTGTCTTGCCGGTTGCCGGATGGGGGAACGATTGGAAGCAGATGATCTTGCCGGTCATCACACTTGGAACTGGCGGAGCGGCCATTATTGCGCGTATGACCCGATCCAGTATGTTGGACGTTATCGATCAGGACTATATCCGTACCGCTTACGCAAAAGGTGTAAGTGATAAATTGGTTATCTATAAACATGCACTGCGCAATGCGTTGATTCCGGTTGTTACTGTAGTAGGTTTGCAATTTGGCGGACTGCTTGGTGGAGCGGTAATCACAGAAACTGTATTTGCCATCAATGGATTGGGTAGATTGATCATCAATTCCATTACGATGCGTGACTTCCCGATGGTTCAGGGGACAATTCTTGTATGTACACTATTGTTCGTATTTGTAAACTTCCTGGTGGATATCACATACCGTTTAATTAACAAACGTATAGACCTTAACTAAAAGGACGGTGAAGAAAATGACAACTGCAAAGAAAGAAAAAATATTAGAGGTAAAAGGCTTGCGTACTTCCTTTTTTACAGATGAAGGCGAAGTAAAAGCCGTTGATGGTGTGGACTTTTCCATTGAAAAAGGGAAAACGCTTGGTATTGTAGGAGAGTCCGGATCTGGTAAAAGTATCACATCCCTATCCATTTTACGACTGCTTCAGGAACCTGTTGGTAGAGTGGTAGGCGGAGAAGTTATTTTCAAAGGGGAAAACCTTTTAGATAAAACGAAAAAACAGATGATGCAAATTCGCGGAAACAATGTATCAATGATTTTCCAAGAGCCGATGACATCCTTGAATCCTACATTGACCTGTGGAGAGCAAATTGCAGAATCTGTTCGTATTCACCAAAAGCTTGGCCGCAAAGCTGCTTGGGTGAAAGCAGTGGATATGTTACGTCTGGTTGGTATTCCATCTCCTGAGAAACGTGCAAAGCAATATCCATTTGAACTTTCAGGTGGAATGCGTCAGCGTGTCATGATCGCGATTGCACTTGCATGCAATCCGGAACTACTGATTGCCGATGAGCCGACAACTGCACTGGATGTGACCATCCAAGCTCAAATTTTGGAATTGATGAGAAAGCTTCAAGATGAGTTGGGCACGTCCTTAATGCTTATCACGCATGATCTCGGGGTAGTGGCTGAGATGTGTGATAAGGTTGCCGTAATGTATTGCGGGAAAGTGGTGGAATATGCAGATGTCCAGACCATCTTCTCAAGCCCGAAGCACCCGTACACGGTTGGTCTATTAAACTCGGTTCCAAAGCATGATCAGGATGTGGAAGGAGACCTGTCTGTAATTAACGGATCCGTTCCAAGCCCATTCAATCTGCCACAAGGTTGCCGCTTTGCTCCTCGCTGTCCGCATGCGAAGGACATCTGCCGCAGCACTCTGCCGGACTTGAAGGAAACAGAAGACGGCGATCAGGTTCGTTGCTGGATTTATTCAGATAAGTGGGAA is part of the Sutcliffiella sp. FSL R7-0096 genome and harbors:
- a CDS encoding ABC transporter ATP-binding protein, whose protein sequence is MTTAKKEKILEVKGLRTSFFTDEGEVKAVDGVDFSIEKGKTLGIVGESGSGKSITSLSILRLLQEPVGRVVGGEVIFKGENLLDKTKKQMMQIRGNNVSMIFQEPMTSLNPTLTCGEQIAESVRIHQKLGRKAAWVKAVDMLRLVGIPSPEKRAKQYPFELSGGMRQRVMIAIALACNPELLIADEPTTALDVTIQAQILELMRKLQDELGTSLMLITHDLGVVAEMCDKVAVMYCGKVVEYADVQTIFSSPKHPYTVGLLNSVPKHDQDVEGDLSVINGSVPSPFNLPQGCRFAPRCPHAKDICRSTLPDLKETEDGDQVRCWIYSDKWEDEEVAASHE
- a CDS encoding ABC transporter permease, with the translated sequence MFIYIIRRLFQTIPVMFGVTLAVFMMMHLIPGDAAQIMAGEQANPEQVEAMREKLGLNDPLYVQYFSYIGNAIQGDLGTSIRTNRDVTSEIFTSRFWITVELAIWGTILSVILGLIAGIVSATRKYTFADTSLMIVALFGISMPNFWLGIMLIYFFSVNLGVLPVAGWGNDWKQMILPVITLGTGGAAIIARMTRSSMLDVIDQDYIRTAYAKGVSDKLVIYKHALRNALIPVVTVVGLQFGGLLGGAVITETVFAINGLGRLIINSITMRDFPMVQGTILVCTLLFVFVNFLVDITYRLINKRIDLN